GTAGTAGACGTCGAGGTCGCTGATCTCGATGCGACGGGTCACGATGGGTTCCTTCAGGTTCGGGGGGAGAAGTAGCGGCTGACGAGCCGGGCGAGGAGGTTGAGCAGCATGACGATGGCGATGAGGGTGAGCGCTCCGGCCCAGGCGCGGTCGATCGAGGCCCCGCCCTGGGCGTACTGGCGGTACACGTAGACCGGCAGCGTGGCCACCCGGCCCTCGAAGGCGTTCCAGTTGACGCCCGCGGCGAGGCCGACGGTCACGAGCAGCGGCGCCGTCTCCCCGATCACCCGCGCGATCGCGATCATGATGCCGGTGGTGATGCCGGCGATGGCGGTGCGCAGCACGACCTTGACGATCGTGAGCCAGCGCGGCACGCCGAGGGCGTAGGCGGCCTCCCGCAGCTCGTTCGGCACGAGCCGCAGCATCTCCTCCACGGAGCGCACCACGACCGGGGTCATGAGCACCGCGAGCGCGACGCCGCCGATGACGGCGGCCTTGTAGGCCGGGCCGAACAGGATCGTGAACAGCGCGAAGGCGAAGAGGCCGGCGACGATCGAGGGGATCCCGGTCATGACGTCGACGAGCAGGGTGATCCCGCGCTTGAGGGGGCCGCGCCCGTACTCCACGAGGTAGATGGCCGTGAAGATCCCCAGCGGGATGGAGATGACGGCCGCGATCCCGGTCACCTGCAGGGTGCCGATGATCGCGTGGTAGACGCCGCCGGAGACCATCGACCCGTACACGCCGACCATGTCGGTGTTGAGGAACGTCCAGCCGAAGCGGGAGATCCCGTTGCTCACCACGATCCACACGAGCGAGACGAGGGGGATGAGGGCGAGCACGAAGGCCCCGCACACCGCGATGGTGGCGAGGCGGTCCTTGCGGCGGCGATGGGCCATCGGCACCGGCGTGGGTTCGGGGATCGGACGGCGGACGCGGCCGGACCCGGCCGGGTCTGGGCGGGTCCGGCCCGCGTCGGCGGCGGAGGCGCGGGATTCGGCGGCGGTTGCGGGCGCGGTCATCAGTTCGCTCCGTCGAATTGGGCGCGGCGGGCGACGATCCAGCGCGCGAGCAGGTTCACCGCGAAGGTGAGGATGAACAGGATGAGCCCGGTGGCGATGAGCACGTCGACCGCGATCCCCGAGGACTCCGGGAACTGGGCGGCGATATTCGCCGCGATCGAGCTGTGCTGGCCGGGCTTGAGGAGGAAGAAGTTGATCGCGAAGCCGGGCGAGAGCACCATGAGCACCGCCATGGTCTCCCCGAGGGCGCGCCCGAGGCCGAGCATCGAGGCGGAGATGATGCCCGACTTGCCGAAGGGCAGCACGGCCTGGCGGATCATCTCCCAGCGGGTGGCGCCGAGCGCGAGGGAGGCCTCCTCGTGCAGCCGCGGCACCTGCAGGAACACCTCGCGGATCGTCGCGGTGATGATCGGCATGATCATGACCGCGAGCACGATGCCGGCGGTGAGCACGTTCCGGGCGGGGGCCTGGTAGCCGGCGAAGATCGGGATGAACCCGAGGGTCGAGCTGAGCCATTCCAGCACCGGGCTGATGAGCGGCTGCAGGAACGCCATCCCCCAGAGCCCGAACACGACCGAGGGGATCGCGGCGAGCAGGTCGATGAGGTACCCGAGGCCGGACGCCAGCCGGCGCGGGGCGTAGTGCGAGATGAACAGCGCGATGCCGATGCTCAGCGGCACGGCGATGACGAGCGCGATCGCGGAGGAGAGCACGGTGCCGAACGCCAGCGGGGCGACGTAGCCCCAGAAGCCGGCGCCCTGGGTGGCGTCGGCGACCTCGCCGGGCGAGGCGGTGAACGCGGGCCAGGCCCGCACGAGCAGGAAGGCGGCCACGGCGGCGAGCGCGATGAGGATGGTCACGCCGGCCCCGGTGGAGATCGCCGCGAAGAGGCGGTTTCCGAAGCGGCCGGAACGGCTCTCCCCGCCGAGCCCGGAACTGGCCGGGCTCGGCGGGGAAAGGCGGGGAGTTGCTGAGGTCACGAGAACTCCAGTACGCGAATCAGTTCGCGCTGATTGCTGAGATGGCGGTCTCGACCTTCTGGCGGAGGTCGGCGGAGATCGGCGCGGAGCCGGCGACGTCGGGCTCCGCGGCGCGGGCCTGACCCGCCTCGCTCGCGACGTAGGTGAGGTAGGCGGCCACGTTGGCGGCCTGGGCCGGGTCCTCGTACGTGGAGCAGGCGATGAGGTAGGAGACGAGCACGATCGGGTAGGAGCCCGACTCGGTCGTGTCCCGGGCGAGCTCGATGGTCAGCCGCAGGTCGGTGGCGTCCTCGGTCGGGGGCGAGACGTCGACGACCTTGGCCGCGGCCTCCGCGGACAGCGGCACGAACTGGCCGCCGACGCCGACCGCCACGGTGCCCAGGTCACCGACCCGGGAGGCGTCGGCGTAGCCGATCGTTCCCTCGGCGGCGGAGACGACGTCGATCATCCCGGAGGTCTGCTGACCGGACTGGGTGCCGGCGATCGGCCACTCCTCGACCGGGCCGTGGGTCCACACGTCGGGGGCGACGGCGGCCAGGTAGTCGGTGAAGTTCTCGGTCGTGCCGGACTTGTCCGAACGGTTGACCGGCACGATCTCCAGGTCCGGCAGCTCGATCTCCGGGTTGGCGGCCACGATGGCCGGGTCGCTCCAGTTGGTCACCTCGCCCGCGAAGATGCCGGCGATGGTCTCGGGCTCGAGGTTGACGTGCTCCGCCCCGAGGGAGGGCAGGTTGAACACGATCGCGATCGGGGAAATGTACAGCGGCAGCTCGAGGGCCTCGCCGCCGAGGCACCGGGCACCGGCCTCCTCGAGCTCCTCGGGGCTGAGCGCCGCATCGGAACCGGCGAACTGCACGGTGCCGTTGAGGAACTGCTCGCGCCCGGTGCCGGACCCGGTCGGGTCGTAGTTGACGGTCACGTCCGGGTTCGCCTCGGTGAACCCGGCGATCCAGCCGAGGGCGGCGTTCTCCTGCGAGGAGGCGCCCGAGCCGGCGATCATGCCGGAGAGCTCGGAGGCGGCGCCGCCGCCGGGGGCCGCGCCGTCGGCCGAGGTGTTCCCGCCGTTGTTCGCGGGCCCGCAGGCGGTCAGGACCAGCGCGGCCGCGATGACGGAGCCGGCGACGGCACCCGCCCGGCGGGCCGAGCGTCGAATCGGAGCAATGCTCACGGTGGTTGTCCCAATCTGTTCAGGTCGTGGGCCGCGAACTCCGCGGCCACGGCCCACGTTAGGAACCCCACGTGACGCCGGATCCTCGCGCCGGTGACGCCGGGCTGACGCCCGGGTGAACAGTGGGTGAACGAACCTCAGCTGCGCCCGCGGTACAGCTCGGCGGCCACGACGGCCGGCTTCTTGCGGCCCGGTTTGGCCGGGTTCCGGCGGATGGGCCGGCCGATGTGGGCGATGAGCACCTCGCCGGTGCGCAGATACGGATCCGCGGCGGGCAGCCGGGCCGCCACCGGGTCCGGGGCCCGCGCGGCGAGCGCGGCGAGGGCCACCGGGAGCACCGGTCGATGCGTACAGACGACGGTCGCCGGCTGTCGTAGCGAGAGCACCGACTCGAGCACGGCCCGCGCGCGGTCCGGTGCGTGGCGGGCGCCGTCCTCGGTCAGTTCCTCGAGCACGGCCACCGGCACGCCGGCGGCCTCGGAGTAGGGGGTGACGGTCAGGGCGCACCGCGCCCACGGCGAGGTGAGGATGCGGGCGGTGCCGTAGGCGGACAGGATCGGCACGAGCGATCGCGCCTGATTCTGCCCGGTCGCCGTGAGCGGACGGGTGTCCTCCCCGCCCTGCCAGGCGGATCGGCGCCGGGCGCGTCCGTGCCGCACGAGCAGCACCGGCCAGGTCGCCAGCGTGCCGTCCGCGTGCAGCTCGAGCAGGGCCATGAGCGGGGCCCGGTCGGCGCGGCGGGTGAGCATCTCCAGGGCCTGCACCGCCTCGACCCACCGGGCCTCGTCGACCTCCTCCGGGGTGGTCGGCACGGCGGTGGAGTGGTCGATCCCCGCGGCCGGGGTGGCGGCCCAGTACCAGCACACCTTCGGGGTGCCGCCGCCGAGCACGTAGCGCACGGTCGGCAGGGGCCGCCCGAGCACGGCCTCGACCCCGGTCTCCTCCCGGACCTCGCGCACGGCCGCGGCGGGCAGCGTCTCGTGCTTGTGGAGCTTCCCCTTGGGCCAGGACCAGTCGTCGTAGCCGGGCCGGTGCACGAGCAGCACCTCGAGGTGGCCGCCGGCGAGCCGCCAGAGGAGGGCGCCCGCGGCGTGCACGGGCTTCTTGGCGCCGGACACCCCTAGCGGCCCGTCGACCGGTGCGGCGCCGCGGAGCGGTACGTCGCGCGCATCATGGGCCGGTGGGAGGACATGAGCAGTTCCTGCAGGTCGGCGAGCCGGTTGCCGTCGGCGTCGCGGTCCGCGCGGCGCCAGAAGATCCGACCGTTCCGGCCCGGGCGATCGGGCGGACCCTCCGGGTCGTACAACTGGTGCCAGCTGGCGGTCGAGGGGGACATGGCCACGTCGATGAGGCTGACGAGTTCGGCGACGTGTTCGTGATCGACCACCCGGATGAGCACCTCGATGCGGCGGTCGAGGTTGCGGTGCATGAGGTCGGCGCTGCCGAGGAGCACCTCGGGGTCGCCGCCGCGGGCGAAGGCGAACACGCGGGAGTGCTCGAGGAACCGGCCGAGGATCGAGCGCACCCGGATGCTCTCGCTCAGGCCCGGGACGCCCGCCTCGAGGGCGGTCGTGCCGCGCACGAGGAGGTCGACGGGAACCCCGGCCCGGGAGGCCCGGTAGAGCGCGTCGATCGTCTCCTCGTCCACGATCGAGTTCACCTTGAACTTGATCCACGCCTCCTGACCGTCGCGGTGGTGCGCGACCTCCCGCTCGATCCGCTCGATGAGCCCGGAGCGCACGGAGCGCGGGGCCACGAGCAGCCGGTGGAACTTCGCCTTGGGCGCGTAACCGGAGAGCTGGTTGAACAGCCGGGTCAGGTCCTGGCCGACGTCCGGATCGCACGTGAGCAGGCCGTAGTCCTCGTACAGTCGGGCCGTCTTCGGGTTGTAGTTGCCGGTGCCGATGTGGCAGTAGCGGCGCAGCCCGTCGGCCTCCTGGCGCACCACGAGGGTGAGCTTGCAGTGGGTCTTGAGGCCGACGATCCCGTAGACGACGTGCACCCCGGCCTGTTCAAGCTTGCGGGCCCAGGAGATGTTCGCCTGTTCGTCGAATCGGGCCTTGATCTCCACGACCGCGAGCACCTGCTTGCCGGCCTCGGCGGCGTCGATCAGGGCGTCGACGATCGGCGAGTCGCCCGAGGTGCGGTACAGGGTCTGCTTGATGGCCAGCACCTGCGGATCGGCCGCGGCCTGGGAGAGAAACTGCTGCACGCTCGTGGCGAAGGAGTCGTACGGGTGGTGGAGCAGGATCTCCCCGTCCCGGATGGCCTCGAACACGTCGGTGGGGTTCGCGCTCTCGACCTGGGAGAGGCCGCGGGCGGTGCCGGCCACGAACGGCCGGAACGACAGCTCGGCCCGGTCGAGGTCGGCGATGAGATTGAGGCCGGTCAGGTCGAGCGGGGCGGGCAGCTCGTACACGTCCGATTCCACGATGCCGAGCTCGGAGACGAGCATGTCGCGCACCTTCGGGGTGAACCCGCGGGCCAGCTCGAGGCGGACCGGCGGGCCGAAGCGGCGCCGCAGCAGCTCCCGTTCGAGGGCCTTGAGCAGATTCTCGGCGTCGTCCTCCTCCACCTCGAGGTCCTCGTTGCGGGTGACCCGGAAGACGTGGTGTTCCACGACGTCCATGCCGGGGAACAGGTAGTCGAGGAAGTGGGCGATCACGTCCTCGATCGGCACGAAGGAGCTCTCCTCCCCCTCGATGTCGGCCGGGTCGTGGGGGCGGCCGCGGGCGTCGACCGCGATGAACCGGGGCAGCAGCGGCGGCACCTTGACGCGGGCGAAGTGCTCCCGCCCCGTGCCGGGATTGCGCACGACGACGGCGAGGTTGAGCGACAGCCCGGAGATGTACGGGAACGGATGGGCCGGGTCGACCGCGAGCGGGGTGAGCACGGGGAAGATCATCTTGCGGAAGTACTTGTGGAGCCGGTCCTGCTCGGACCCCGCGAGGTCGTCGAAGCGCACGAGGGTGATCCCCTCGGCGGCGAGCGCCGGCGCCACGTCCGCCGCGAACACCCGGGCGTGCCGGTCGGTGAGCTGGTGGGCGGTCTCGCCGATCGCCTCGAGCACCTGCCGGGGCTGCAGGCCCGAGGCCGCGGTCACGGCCATGCCGGTGGCGATCCGGCGCTTGAGGCCGGCCACGCGCACCATGAAGAACTCGTCGAGGTTCGAGGCGAAGATCGACAGGTAGCGCACCCGCTCGAGCAGCGGGAGGCCTGAGTCCTCGGCCAGTTCGAGCACTCGTTCGTTGAAGGCCAGCCAGCTCAGTTCCCGGTCGCCGAAGCGGCCCTCGGGCAGGTCCGTCTCGGCGCGCACGTCATCGGTCGCGATCTCGGTCATGGCCCAATGCTCGCACCACATCCTGGGGACGTGCACGGGATCGGCCGAATGTGAATGCCGGGTCGGCGCGAGGGCCGGGTCAGCGCGAGTACTGCACGTGGCGCTGGGCGGTGACGAAGCCGTGGCGGGCGTAGGTCGCGACCGCCGGGTGGTTCTCGCGCTCGACGTACAGGTCCATGCGCGCATACCCGCGCCGGCGGGCCTCGGCCATGGCGACGCGCGTGAGCAGGGTGCCCAGGCGCCGTCCCTGCGCCTCGGGGTGCACCCCGAGCACGTAGATCTCGGCCGTTCCCCCGACGTTCTGCCCACTCCGTTCATCGGGCTCGGCGGGCCCGCTCGGCACAGCGGGCTTGACCCACATCGCCCCGAGGAGGGCGGAGGTATCGTGCGCGCGCGCGAGCCAGAACAGGCTCGGGTCGAACCACGGCTGGGCCATGCGGGCGTGCAGGTCGGCGGCCGTGAGGCGCCCCTGCTCGGGATGGTCGGCGAAGGCGGCCGCGTTGAGGGCGAGCCAGTCCGCCTCGTCGCGGGTGCCCGGCGCGAACGTCGCCAGCTCGATCCCCGCCGGGACCTCGGGCGCTGTGGGCGCTGTCAACACTGTGGGCACCGTGGGCGCCTCGGACACTGTGGGCACCGTGGGCGTGAGCTCGGCGGTGAGGTAGAGCAGCTCCCGGGTGACGCGCAGGCCGCGCCGGGCGGCGAGCGCGGCGGCGCCCGGGAAGTTCCCGTGGGCCCAGATCGCGAGCTCGGGCGGACCGGCCTCGAGCACGGCCGCGAGCAGGTGGGCACCGCAGCCGGCGCGGCGGTAGTCCGGATGGATCGCGAGTTCGGCCGAGCCCCGGTCGATCTGGGCATAACCCACCGGTCCGGTGGATCCGGTGGGGCCGGCCAGCTGGAGGTGGGTCACCGCGCCCGAGTCGAGGTTGAGGAGGGTCTGCTCGTCGTAGGGGTCGATGCCGTCGGCCTGCCTCGCGGCGGCGGCGAGGGCGCGGACGGCGCCCGCGTCGGGCACGCCGGTGTGCAGCGTCGGCGGTGTCGGCGGTGTCGGCGGCCTCGGGTCCATCAATCGAGCTTCTCCGCCCGCCACAGGCCGGCGGCCACCGTGAGTTCCTCCGCGACGGCCTGCAGCGTGGCGCCCTGGCGCGTGAGGCGGGAGGCCTCGGCGTCGTCGGTCAGGGTGTCGGCGTCGAGCGCGCAGCCGGCCGCGAGCACCCGGCAGAAGGCGCCCGCCCGTTCGAGCGCGACCGCGAAGTCGCCCCGGTACACGCCCGTGAGGACGGCGTCCGCCAGGTCGCGTACCTCGCTCGGCCCGGGCAGCGGTGCGACTCCCGCCACCACCTCGTCGACCTGGGCGGCGCGGGAGCCGAGGCGGAAGTGCTCGGCGACCCGGTGGGCGTCGTTCCTCGTCCACTCCCGCAGCTGATAGAGCCGCCACAGGGCACCGGGCAGGGTCGTGGCCGGGGCGTTCGACCAGAGCATCGCCAGGTCGTCGATTCCCTCGTTGTCCACGAGCTCCACGAGCCGGGCCACGAGGTCGTCGTCGTGGGCCGCGGCGCGCCCGCGCACCACGAGGGCGACGGCGGTGGCGTGGGCCGCCTCCGATCGGCTGGCGGGGTCGACGTCGCCGACGATCTCCTCGGCGCGCTGGGCGGAGAGCATCGCGGGGCGTCGGAACCGTGCGGTCACGGGCATCCTTTCGAGCTCGGGTGGGAAAGACCCCGCCCACGATAGTTCTCCGGTCGGGGATGCGCCAACGATCCGTCAGCGCGGGAGACGCGGCCGAATCCGCGCCGCGAACCGCGGCGCACCGGCATTGGCGACCCTCTGAGCCGGCTCACGGGGAGTCGGCGGAGGGTCCTTCTTCCCGCCCCATCCGCGGCCCTATCCGCCGGCGACCAGGGCCGAATCGTTGGTCCGCCGACACATTTCAACCCGACGACCCTGCTCGACGCGGGAATCAAGGCCACCGCCCTGCTCGATCCGTCATCCGAAGTCGAGGCCCTCGCCGCGATAGGTGGCCACGGTGGCGAGCAGGTCGGCGCCGTCCACCAGATGCACCCGGTCGAAGCGCTCCATGGCCTCCCCCGCCTTGGCGTGCCGGAACCACACCCGGTCCCCGATCGCGGGCTCACGGCCGACCCCGAATCGCAGCGGGGTCTGCACCTCACCGGCACCCTCGGAACCGGTGAGCCGGCCCGCGAGCGGGGCCGGCCAGCGGTCGCTGCCCACGGCACCGGAGGCGATGTAGCCACCGGCGAACGCCGTCGCATATCCGGGCGCCGGACGGCGCACCACGTCGAGGCCGAAGAACGCGGCCGGGCGCGGGGTGAACGCCGCATAGTGATCGAAAAGGGTGGGCACGAACAGCCCGGAGCCCGCGGTCACCTCGGTGATCACCGGATCGGCGGTCGTCTGCGCCACCGACCCCGAGCCGCCGCCGTTGACGAGCAGACCCGGCCCGGTCACCTCCTCGACCGCGCGGACCACGCTCGCGCGCCGGGTGGCCAGCTCGGCGAGGGAGAGCCGCTTGAGCCCGCGCACGATCGGCCCCCGCCAGCCCGCCTCGCCCACCCCGGCGACCTGCGCCTCGTAGAACATGAGGCCGCGCACCGCGATCCCGGGCCGCCCGTGGGCGTCCGCGGCGAGCCGGCGCGCCTGCTCGGGCGTGCGCAGCGGGGAGCGCCGGGCGCCGATGTGCACGCGTCCGATCCGCAGCGAGGCGTCGATGTCGAGGCACACCCGCACCGGCTGCGCGGCCAGGTCCTGCCCGGCCGCGCCCGCGGCGGCGCGAGCGATGAGGTCGAGGTGAGCTGCGTCGTCGATCATCAACGTGATCGCCCGGCGCAACCCGGGATCGGCGGCGAGCTCGGCGAGCGCGGCCGGGTCCACGGCCGGGTAGCCGAGCAGCACGTCGGTGGTCAGGCCGGCGCGCACGAGCCAGATCGCCTCCCGCAGCGAGTAGGCCATGACGCCGATGGTCCCGGGGCGCTCGAGCATGCGGCGCAGCAGTTCGGGCACGCGCACGGACTTCGAGGCCACGCGGATGGGCACGCCGCCGGCACGGCGCGATAGATCCTCGGCGTTGCGGTCGAACGTGGGCAGGTCCACCACGGCGAGCGGCGCCGGCAGGTCGCGGGTGACCCGAGCCCACGGCGCGGGGGTGGGAGCGGGCGGCATGGGCTCATTGTCGCCCACGCCGCGCATCGTCGCGCTGGAATTCCTCCCCTGCCGATGCGGGATTCCGGCAGACTGGACGCCACCATGACCACGACGGACACGCGCTGGCGCAATTGGGCCTCGACGGCCGCGGCACATCCGCGGGCGGTGGCCCGCCCCCGCACCGACGAGGACCTCGCCCGCCTCGTGGGCGAGGCCGCGGCCGGGGGCCGGCGGATGCGCGCCGTCGGCTCCGGCCACTCGTTCACCGACTGTGCGGTGACCACGGGCACGTCGGTCGACCTGAGCGCCCTCGACCGGATCGAATGGGTGGGACCGCCGTCCCCCGACGGGTCGAGGCCCGTGCGGATCGGCGCTGGGATCACGCTGCGGCGGCTCTGTGTCGAGCTCGCCGAGCGGGGCCTCGCGCTGGCGAACATGGGCGATATCGACGCCCAGACCCTCGCGGGGGCGGTGAGCACGGGCACCCACGGCACGGGCGAGCGCTTCACCGGGTTCGCGGGGATGGTCGAGCACGTGCGGATCGTCACCGCCGACGGGGCGATCCGCGACACGACGCCCGACTCCGAGCCCGACCTGTTCGAGGCCGCGCGCCTCGGGGTGGGCTCGCTCGGCGTGATCACGGCGCTCACGCTGCGGGCCGTGCCCGCCTTCGTGCTCCACGCGCACGAGGCCCCGCGGCCCCTGGCGGCCGTGCTCGAGGGTCTCGCGGATCCCGACGGGCCCGTGCGCTCGAACGATCACTTCGAGTTCTACTGGTTCCCGCACACCGACCTCGCCCTGACCAAGGCGAACAACCTGGCCGCGGCCGACGATCTGCCGCTGCCCACGACGCGCCGACTCCTCGACGACGAGCTCCTCTCGAACGGCCTGTTCGCGGCGACGAACGAGCTGTGCACCCTCGCCCCCGGGCTCACACCGTGGGTCAACCGGATCGCCGCGCGGGCCCTGGGCGAGCGCACCTACACCGCCCCGAGCCACGCGGTGTTCGTGACCCCGCGGCGGGTGCGCTTCCGGGAGATGGAGTACGCGATCGGGGCCGCCGATCTCGCGCCGGCGCTCGCCCGGGTGCGCGCGTGGCTGGATCGACGGCGCGCGGCCGTGCCGTTCCCGATCGAGGTGCGCTTCGCCGCCGCCGACGACGTGTGGCTGTCCACGGCTTTTGGACGGCGCACGGCGTACGTCGCCGTCCACCAGAACCTCGGCCTGGAGTTCCGCGAGTATTTCCGGGCGGTCGAGGCGATCATGGCCGACTTCGGCGGGCGCCCGCACTGGGGCAAGATCCATTGGCTCCGCCGCGCCGACCTCGCGGAGCTGTACCCGCGGTTCGGGGACTTCCTCGCCGTGCGCGACCGGGTGGATCCGCACGGCGTCTTCGCCAACCGGTACACCGGCCGGGTGTTCGACACGGCGTGAGGACGACGCTCGCGGCCCGGGTGCGCGCGTTCGCCCGCGAGCCGCGAGCGACTACACTTCTCGGGTGGCCGCACCGGCGGATTCCGGGGTGGGCCGCGGGCCTCTAGCTCAATGGGTAGAGCAACGGACTTTTAATCCGTGGGTTGCGGGTTCGAGCCCCGCGGGGCCTACCGCATTCGGCCGGGGCTATTCGGCCTCGGCGGGCCTTCGCCGTTCGAGCGGGGCCGGGCGATCGGCGGCCTCAGCACGGTGTGCTGAACTGCTCCACGCCCAGCTGGTCGAGGGACTCGGCGATCACCGGGACCGTGCCGTCGTGGCCGTCGAAGAGCCACGAGTCCTTGATCCCCCAGTGGATGACCTCGTCCTCGGGGAAGGATTCGCAGTGCAGCGCGATCACGACCTCGTCGAGGTAGTCCTGCATGGCCCCCGCCTCGAGGAAGTTCCCCGCGCCGAGGAAGAACTCCTCGTCCATCGAGCAGAAGAAGGCGTCCGACAGCAGCTCCGCGTCGAAGGACTGGTCCTCGCACTCCCACCCGAGGTCCGCCAGCCCGGCCCGGAGCGGGCCCTCGCCCGACTCGGGCGGCTCGGTCTGCCCGGCCGCATCCCCTGCCGCTGCCGTGTCCACCGTGTCAGCGGTCGGTTCCTCGGGCGCGTCGGCCCCCGAGCATCCTCCCAGCACGACCATCGCGCATACGAACCCCGCGACGCGCCCTCGCCCCATCGTGACCTCCCGTGTCATCGGCATTCGCCCCCGCACCCCGCTCGCGCGGTTGCGGGCAGCCCGATCCGGTGATCGGGGCGGCGCTGTAGGTGCGCCGACGGTGCCGTGGCATCGAACGGTACCGGCCGGCGCTCACAATCGGCTCACAGGGCGCATGCCCCGGCGCCGGGAACGGTCCGATGTTCGCTGGACGGGTCCGCTCGCCGCGTGACGGGCAGCTCGTGCTCAGGGTCGAGAGCGAACTCGCCCGGGCCCGGGCTCATTGCCACGGCACCGGGCCGCGACGAAGATGTTCGGATGAGCACTCGCGGCGGGGATCGTGGGATCGAACTGCGCCAGCTGCGCTATTTCGTGACGCTGGCCGAGGAACTCCACTTCGCCCGCGCCGCCGCGCGCGAGCACATCGTGCAGTCCGCCCTGAGCCAGCAGATCCAGCGGCTGGAGCGCCTGCTCGGGGTCGTGCTGGTCGAGCGCACGACCCATCACGTGCGGCTCACGCCGTCCGGCGCGGTGTTCCTGAGCCAGGCGCGGAGCGTTCTTCGCGCGGTCGACCGCGCCGTCGCCGCGACGAGGTCCGCGAGCGCGGACGCCGAGGTCGTGCGGGTGGCGATCGGGGATGCGAGCCTCGATTCGATGCCGCAGATCCTGCGTCACGCGCAGTACAACCGGCCCGGTCTCGTGGTCCACCGGACCGAGGCGACGGTGCCGGCGCAGTACCGGATGCTCGCGGAGGGATCCATCGACGTGGGGGTCGGCAACGCCGCCGACGCGCCCCGCGGAATCGCCTCCGAGGTGTTCCGGCTCGACCCGATGGGCGTGCTGGTGGCGCAGACCCATCCACTCGCCCGGGCCGCGGCCGTGAGCGTCGCCGACCTGGACGGCCTCGAGCTCGTGCTCGCCGAGGACGCCGAGGCGCCCGAGTTCAACGAGTTCGTCACCTCGATGTGCGCCGCCGCCGGGCTTCGGCCCGTCCGCTTTCCCGGCACCGCCCAGAGCATCCGCGCGGCGGCCTACCT
The window above is part of the Pseudactinotalea sp. HY158 genome. Proteins encoded here:
- the pstA gene encoding phosphate ABC transporter permease PstA, with translation MTAPATAAESRASAADAGRTRPDPAGSGRVRRPIPEPTPVPMAHRRRKDRLATIAVCGAFVLALIPLVSLVWIVVSNGISRFGWTFLNTDMVGVYGSMVSGGVYHAIIGTLQVTGIAAVISIPLGIFTAIYLVEYGRGPLKRGITLLVDVMTGIPSIVAGLFAFALFTILFGPAYKAAVIGGVALAVLMTPVVVRSVEEMLRLVPNELREAAYALGVPRWLTIVKVVLRTAIAGITTGIMIAIARVIGETAPLLVTVGLAAGVNWNAFEGRVATLPVYVYRQYAQGGASIDRAWAGALTLIAIVMLLNLLARLVSRYFSPRT
- the pstC gene encoding phosphate ABC transporter permease subunit PstC; its protein translation is MTSATPRLSPPSPASSGLGGESRSGRFGNRLFAAISTGAGVTILIALAAVAAFLLVRAWPAFTASPGEVADATQGAGFWGYVAPLAFGTVLSSAIALVIAVPLSIGIALFISHYAPRRLASGLGYLIDLLAAIPSVVFGLWGMAFLQPLISPVLEWLSSTLGFIPIFAGYQAPARNVLTAGIVLAVMIMPIITATIREVFLQVPRLHEEASLALGATRWEMIRQAVLPFGKSGIISASMLGLGRALGETMAVLMVLSPGFAINFFLLKPGQHSSIAANIAAQFPESSGIAVDVLIATGLILFILTFAVNLLARWIVARRAQFDGAN
- the pstS gene encoding phosphate ABC transporter substrate-binding protein PstS, with product MSIAPIRRSARRAGAVAGSVIAAALVLTACGPANNGGNTSADGAAPGGGAASELSGMIAGSGASSQENAALGWIAGFTEANPDVTVNYDPTGSGTGREQFLNGTVQFAGSDAALSPEELEEAGARCLGGEALELPLYISPIAIVFNLPSLGAEHVNLEPETIAGIFAGEVTNWSDPAIVAANPEIELPDLEIVPVNRSDKSGTTENFTDYLAAVAPDVWTHGPVEEWPIAGTQSGQQTSGMIDVVSAAEGTIGYADASRVGDLGTVAVGVGGQFVPLSAEAAAKVVDVSPPTEDATDLRLTIELARDTTESGSYPIVLVSYLIACSTYEDPAQAANVAAYLTYVASEAGQARAAEPDVAGSAPISADLRQKVETAISAISAN
- a CDS encoding NUDIX hydrolase, translated to MHAAGALLWRLAGGHLEVLLVHRPGYDDWSWPKGKLHKHETLPAAAVREVREETGVEAVLGRPLPTVRYVLGGGTPKVCWYWAATPAAGIDHSTAVPTTPEEVDEARWVEAVQALEMLTRRADRAPLMALLELHADGTLATWPVLLVRHGRARRRSAWQGGEDTRPLTATGQNQARSLVPILSAYGTARILTSPWARCALTVTPYSEAAGVPVAVLEELTEDGARHAPDRARAVLESVLSLRQPATVVCTHRPVLPVALAALAARAPDPVAARLPAADPYLRTGEVLIAHIGRPIRRNPAKPGRKKPAVVAAELYRGRS
- a CDS encoding RNA degradosome polyphosphate kinase, translating into MTEIATDDVRAETDLPEGRFGDRELSWLAFNERVLELAEDSGLPLLERVRYLSIFASNLDEFFMVRVAGLKRRIATGMAVTAASGLQPRQVLEAIGETAHQLTDRHARVFAADVAPALAAEGITLVRFDDLAGSEQDRLHKYFRKMIFPVLTPLAVDPAHPFPYISGLSLNLAVVVRNPGTGREHFARVKVPPLLPRFIAVDARGRPHDPADIEGEESSFVPIEDVIAHFLDYLFPGMDVVEHHVFRVTRNEDLEVEEDDAENLLKALERELLRRRFGPPVRLELARGFTPKVRDMLVSELGIVESDVYELPAPLDLTGLNLIADLDRAELSFRPFVAGTARGLSQVESANPTDVFEAIRDGEILLHHPYDSFATSVQQFLSQAAADPQVLAIKQTLYRTSGDSPIVDALIDAAEAGKQVLAVVEIKARFDEQANISWARKLEQAGVHVVYGIVGLKTHCKLTLVVRQEADGLRRYCHIGTGNYNPKTARLYEDYGLLTCDPDVGQDLTRLFNQLSGYAPKAKFHRLLVAPRSVRSGLIERIEREVAHHRDGQEAWIKFKVNSIVDEETIDALYRASRAGVPVDLLVRGTTALEAGVPGLSESIRVRSILGRFLEHSRVFAFARGGDPEVLLGSADLMHRNLDRRIEVLIRVVDHEHVAELVSLIDVAMSPSTASWHQLYDPEGPPDRPGRNGRIFWRRADRDADGNRLADLQELLMSSHRPMMRATYRSAAPHRSTGR
- the mshD gene encoding mycothiol synthase, with product MDPRPPTPPTPPTLHTGVPDAGAVRALAAAARQADGIDPYDEQTLLNLDSGAVTHLQLAGPTGSTGPVGYAQIDRGSAELAIHPDYRRAGCGAHLLAAVLEAGPPELAIWAHGNFPGAAALAARRGLRVTRELLYLTAELTPTVPTVSEAPTVPTVLTAPTAPEVPAGIELATFAPGTRDEADWLALNAAAFADHPEQGRLTAADLHARMAQPWFDPSLFWLARAHDTSALLGAMWVKPAVPSGPAEPDERSGQNVGGTAEIYVLGVHPEAQGRRLGTLLTRVAMAEARRRGYARMDLYVERENHPAVATYARHGFVTAQRHVQYSR
- a CDS encoding alanine racemase, whose translation is MPPAPTPAPWARVTRDLPAPLAVVDLPTFDRNAEDLSRRAGGVPIRVASKSVRVPELLRRMLERPGTIGVMAYSLREAIWLVRAGLTTDVLLGYPAVDPAALAELAADPGLRRAITLMIDDAAHLDLIARAAAGAAGQDLAAQPVRVCLDIDASLRIGRVHIGARRSPLRTPEQARRLAADAHGRPGIAVRGLMFYEAQVAGVGEAGWRGPIVRGLKRLSLAELATRRASVVRAVEEVTGPGLLVNGGGSGSVAQTTADPVITEVTAGSGLFVPTLFDHYAAFTPRPAAFFGLDVVRRPAPGYATAFAGGYIASGAVGSDRWPAPLAGRLTGSEGAGEVQTPLRFGVGREPAIGDRVWFRHAKAGEAMERFDRVHLVDGADLLATVATYRGEGLDFG